TTGTGAACACAGGACTCAATTGGCTGCACAACTCCAGCTGTTTATTAACAAATGCTTCCCCACCTTCTGCCCGTCACACACGGGGCCAACCgcgtgtgggggagggggtgcggAAAGCCAGGGTGAATGGGAGCAGTCGGGGAGGGGCAGGTcgggctcccccacccccatcccgtgGCACTTGGCTCCTGGGAGCCTGACGTCTGGCCAGGCACAGAAGCCTCTCCTCTGCGCAGCCACCTGCTGGGAGCGCCATCCAAGGGAGGCCGGGGCTGCCTGTAGGCCCAGCCAGAGAGCGAGCGGAGGCCAGGGCtggcagagaggggagaggggctgacaGCAAGCAGTGGAGGCCCGTCACCTCGCCCAGGCCCGCCGGTGCCTGCGCCCAGCCCCACTGCTGTGAGCTGGCCTCGCCTGATGAGAAGCCACTGCCGCTCACAGTGCTCGCAGCTTCCTGGCCTTCCTCTCCGATCTCACAGCCTCGTCATGGGCTTTCCGCTTCTCTGCCAGTTTGTTGGCCTgcgaggaggaaggggagaattAAGCTATGATGGGCGGGAGGAAGGCGGGATGGGGACTCCCCCTTCTCCTACTCAAGGCCACCCCTTAAAAGCAGAGCTTCCAGAAAAGCTAACGGGCAAATCGTCACGGGGAGAAAGCAAATCGATCCAAAGAGCCTCGGGTGAGGAACCGGGTCTTCACTCTGCCTTTATGACTGTTACCTCACGGGCCACCAGCAAGCCAGGAGGACCGCAGGCTCCCAGGGCCGAAGGCCACTGCCCCACTGCCCCGCTCCGCCTGGGAAAGCAGGGGCCTTTCAAACCTTCACCAGGAGCTGCTGGAGGGGTCGGCCTGGAGTAGTCATTCGCCTGGGCCATTTGGCATGATCTATTTCCAAAACAGGCAGGCCTTTCCACCTGGCAATTACACACCTAAGAATTTACCCTGCAGAGAGGCCCTTGGAAGTAAGGCGGAGAGGTGCTCAAGAGTGTTTTCTGAGAATGACTAGAAAAGGGGGACAGTCTAGCCCTGTCAGCGGGCACTGTGTGACGCCATGGACGGCTCACACGAAATGACAAGCACAGCAGAATGGCCTTCAGGCAGACCAGACCCTGGAGACACTCTGGGTGTGAGTCCACCCACCACCCCCAAAAAGCAAGCATTACAATAAAGAGAGCGCCAGGAACTTTTCGGCTTCCCAGCGCACATAAGAGTTCTGTTCATGCTACGCTGCTGTCTGTTCAGCAGCGTGTAGCCCGGTGTCTACAAACACCATCCATACACAGTCTTTAAAACAGACTGCACTGCTGAAAAAATGCCACCCACCATCTCAGCCTTCAACGAAGTCTTTTACTGATGGTAACATCAAAGAACACGGATCACACATTACTACAACAGAGAATtatgaaaaagtctgaaatagTGTGAGAATTACCAATGTCACTGGTGACGGCGAGACATGACATGAGAAAATACTGGGAAAATGGGGCTAAACAGACTTGCTCCACATAGAGCTGCCACAAACCTTCCCTTTTCTACAAACACCGCATCTGTGAAACACAGTAAGGCGCAGTGCTGTCTGCATGGCACGTGTGTGTgcgctgagtcgcttcagtcgtgtccaacgctcagtgaccccatggactgtagcccaccgggctcctctgtccatgggattctccaggcaagactactggagtgggttgccatgccctcctccaggctgcaCAGCATGATGCCCCCCCGAATAACACCCGTGTTATTACATGCACAAAAGAACACTGGGGGGCTGTCAGCACAGACCACCGTGCAGGCAATGCGGCCTGAGCCACCTTCCCACCCCTCAGGCTCTGCTGTACACAGCACTCTCTCAGAGATTTTCCCTGGCCCAGAGTCCGCCCAGGAGAGCCACCAGGCCTGGAAGCTCATCTGTGAGGCCCCACCTGGAGCCTTAGGCTGGGAGGTGGGGCGGGGAGACTCACCTCGCGGACTCTGCGCTTCCTGCCGAACATGATCTTGTTGTAAAGGTACTTCTCCCGCTTCTTCATCGTCATGATGGCCAGGCGCTTGGCCTCGCTCTCCTCCTCCTGGGCCAGCCGCTGCTTGTCCTCCAGCTTCACTGTGCCTGCCATCACCCTGGGCTTCTGGGGACACAGGGAGGACGCTGCTGGGGACAGGCTGACCCCACACTCCACCTCCCGCCCTCTCTGGCCCCCGCCCTTCTGGCACCAAGAcggctgggggggtggggcgcCGCTTCCGGGGCTGAGACCCTGGTCCACGCCCGGGTACCTTcccctccagcctctgctcctCCGGGGCGGTGAGCTGGGCCTCCGCCTTCCCCTCCAGCCTCCGCCCCTCCAGGGTGGTCAGCCgggcctcttcctccttctccgaATCAGCctccatgtcctcctcctcctcctctttttcttcctcttcctcgcCATCACCGTCgtcttcctcctcatcctcctcctcGGATTCATTCACGTTTCCTACAAAGAACAAGAATTCTGTACCCTGGGGTCTGCTCTTCCCCTCGCGGTGTGAGAACCTGCACTACAGACCTTCCGGGCAGAGCAGGGCTGGCTCGGCCACGGCCCCCCAGCACCTCCCCCCGGGCCCAGCTGCCTTCAGAGCAAGCTCCaggccccccacccctcagctcTGCTGCCTCCCACGGAAACTTCCAGACCATTTTGCTCAGCTACGCTGGACACCAATTGACACGTGACTCTAGGACACAAACACCTCCTCCTCCTAAGCCGTGTCACTCCGAGGAGGGCTTACAAGGTTTTGTGTCCCCACTGACTGCCCAATTCTCTGGAGCGTGCCACCTCCGTAGCCAACCAGGGAAGCGGCCAGCTGAGGCCTGGGAGCCCAGGCGGGCCTGGAGGAGCCTGCCCAGCCCGCCCGGTCCAGCCTCCTCCACGCACCTGGGTGCTCGCCCCGCTGCAGGGCCAGGAGTTTCAGTTTCTCTGGAGGCACATAGTCGCCTTCCTTCTCTGTTACGAAGGGCGAGAGGTGTGGGGGCAGCTGCACCCCGGGGAAGTAGTCTGCCACAGGGAGGAGGAGCCGGGCATTCACTGAGTCAAACACCCACTGGGGCTGCACGTAGTACCTGGCGGAGGGCGAGAGTGGAGAAGAGTCACGGGGCCCCCGAGGACCCGGCTGCAGGGCCCTGGACGCAGACCTCCGCCCCCAGAAACCCAAACACGTGGAGGAAGAAGAGGACCTCGGGGGCCTACCTGCCGATGACCGGGGTCTGCTGCCCAGGCCGGTCGACAATCTGGTGGGTGATGCCGGGGTCTGTGACGTCATAGGTGGCCCCGATGCACAGAGATTTGTCCCAGGACACGATCCCCCCAAAACTCCTACAGGCACAGGGGGAGCCCACGAGGGTCCTCAGGCACAAGCTCACCCTCCCAGAACACACCTGTTCGCCCCCACAGGGTCCCCAGTCCAGAGTGGGACCCAGCCGGCACGGTCAGGCCCCCACCTGATGACGAAGGCCAGGGCCTCTCGGGGCACCTCGCGGTTCAGGAAGAACTTCAGGCCCTCGAAGAGCTTCTTGTGCTTCTCCTGTGCCTCCAGCTCCTTCCTGCGGTCCTCCTCCTGTGCCGCTATCTCCTGCCGAGAGGAGGGGCCGCTCACGCTGTCGGGCCCGCCCGCACCCCCACGGGAGGCAGAGGCTAGAGATGAGCCCCTCCCCAGCTTCCTCCTAAACCCTTCAGGGCCCCCGGCCCGCCTCCAGAAAGCCGCGCAGCACTCACCCCATCAGCAGGAAACTCGTCcacctcagcttcctcctcctccgTGGGCACCACCACGCGGGCCAGACTGGCACTGAGGGCGGCCAGTTTCTGTGGAAAGAAGCGGGGCCGTAGAGATGCTGCttgcgggcgggggtgggggcagcatgGGGAGGGGGAGCACTGACCGCTCTGGGACAGCCGTCGGTGGGCTTGGGTTCTGGGGGACGCAGGGCCGGCACTGGAAGCCCCTCTCACCTCCAGAGAGCTCTCTGAGTCCAGCGCATAGGCGTCTTCGCTGGTCTTTGCTTCTGTGTGGACCTGACTCTCTAGctgggaggcggggtggggaCAGTCAGAGAAGGGAGGCCCCAGTCCCCACCTCCCTGCGGGCAGAGGCTGGGCCCCCCGGCCCGCCGGGGGACGGGCCTACCTTGGGCGGGTAGTGCAGGTTGAGAGACTGGTAGAGGCGGAAGTTGACGAAGCCCAGCAGCGTGGTGTAGAACTCGGTGAATGTGGCCATGACCCTGTAGTCCACGTCTGTCGGGTGCTGCGGACACAGCAGGCGTGCAGGCGGTGTCAGTGCAAGAAGCACACGGACAGCCACCCGGAGTGGGGGCTCTGGCTGCCCTAGGACCAGGCGGGTCCTGGGGGCTGCCCTgccttcagagctcagcctctTGGCAAGAGTCCAGGGGGTCCCCACCCAGGAGCATCCTGGGTACCAGTCAGGCTCTGGACAAGTGTCCCAAGGGTTGTCCTGGAGGCCAGGGCCAGATCCCCGCTAGTGGTGAGAAAGGGAAGCCTTTGTCTTGAGGTGCCCAGTACTGGCTGATGCCCACTGCCCCCTCATTCTGCAGGTCAGACTTTCACCCTGCAGAGGCCGCTCACACCTGCTCCACCGCCCAGCTCACAATTTTCATTTACTGTCTTCTCTGGGGCTAGCCCGTGAGCACCTGGGTGACAGTTGGGCAAGGCGGCCCTGGAACAGCCCACCTGCCTGGATAGGGGCAGTTGGGTCAGTGGTCGGATGGCACACTGCACCCACAAGCCCTGGCGGGACCTTTGGGACCAATACTCAGACTCTAATGACCCTGCCTCAGGCTCAAACCAAAGGCATAGCCCGAGGACCTGGGGCAGGCCGGGCGGCCGCCTGGCCCACCCTCAGGGTGCTCCTGAGAAACATTGCCTGCCTGGGCAAAAACAGAGCACAGTCCCATCTGTCCCCTCATTGATACCTCGGTCCTTCCAGAGGCCTGGGGGCATGTGAGTAGGACTTCCCCACGGCCCGGCAGCCCCCTGAACCCCACTACCTGCCTGGGTCCTGCTGCTGGGAGCCCAGCACTGGCTGtacaggggggtgggggggcacatACGAGGGCCCCAGCTGTGACCCAGCCCGGGTCCCCCATCCTCCTGCTGGGCGGAGGCAGCGGCAGTGAGCTGgccagagagggaggaggaaggggcggCCCATGCCCTCCCCCATGCCCCCAGCACCAGCTGTGTGGAGGCCAGCCACCATAGGGCCCTATTCACCCCCGCGGGACAGACAAAGGCCAGTCTGAGCAGCGCGTGGGTGGGACATCAgagagcaggaaggagagggagggctggggaaggagggagggcggGCAGGAAGGATCAGGGAGAGGAGGGACAGGGCAGGGCATAAGCAGGGAAGAGCACGGACTCGCACACGCCGGCCCCCGGGGCAGACACGGGCTGCTGGGGGCCAAGCACCTCTTACCCACGGAGGCTGCCACCGATCCCCACTGCCGGGCCTCAGAGGGCTTCCAGCCAGcagccccccagcccagcccagactAAGGAGCAGGGAGGGACCCAGCGGACCCCGACTATGAGCTCAGGCTGGAGCACCCGCTCCCCGGGCAGCAAACCCACCATCTAGCCAGGTCTAGATGAAGCAGGAAGCGGGCCCCACATGGGCCCACCGCACGAAAAATCAGTTGTGACCCTGTGGGGCTGACAACCCCCATCTGGAGGCCAAGCCAGCATTTCCCCTCATGGATCCTGCCTCAAACCCCCCCAGTctaaaaaacagagaaagcagagTGAGGAGGACCCCACGGGTCGGAGGCAGGCTGGGCTCTAAGTAAGGCCGTGCACACAGGCGCACTCGGCCTGGCCTGGTCACTCTTCTTTCAGCGACCCCTGTGGACCAGGCACTGTGAGAGCTCTTCTCCCTCAAATCCTCACAACAAAGGCTTAGAAGTGCAGGCGCCTTATTAAACGCGGCAGAGAGGTAGGGGAACGTGCCCGAGGCCAACTAGCCAGCAGGTACGGCAGCCAGGCTGGCTCAGGCTCCTGTTACCACACACTACCCCCACCCTCGCCACCCCACCAGACCGGCACTCAAGACCCCAGCTGGTTCTGCAGGACACGACgatcccctccctgcccaccccctcgtCTCTGTCTAGGAACTGGAGAGGGAGCCACGGCCCGGCACAGACCCTCCCCGGGGAAACACTCACGTCGTGGGAGAAGGTGTAGGGCGTGATCCACACGATCGGCTGGCCCAGCACCTCGGCCTGGTAGTAGATGCCTttgatggacaggaagacctgtGGAGGAGCGGGACGGTGTGTGAGGGCCCCAGGCGGCGGGGGGATGGGGCGGGCGGGGAGAACATGAGGCCCCTGGGTGTCGGGGCCCCGCCGGGCAGCCCGGCTCACCTTGCGCAGGGCGCGCGCGGCGATGACGTAGTGCATGAACTCCACGGCCAGCCGGCGGCACAGCTGGATGGTGTGCACGTGGCACTTGCCGGTCCGCGGGAAGGTGGAGAAGAGGAAGCACATGGACAGGGCATCGTCCAGGTCCCGCAGCGCATCGACGAACGTGGGGTACCTGCGCGGCCGGGGGGGCGGCGCTCATGAGGCCGCTCCGCCTGGGCTCCCGAGGGGCCTCCAACCCCGCTGCCGCCGCCCGTCAGCCACCCCAGAGGCCCCGTTCCCCGCGCCAGGCCTGGCCAGGCCACCACCATCTCCCAGGCGGGGAGCCGGGCCACGCCCCAGGGGCTGGCAGCACCGGCTTCCCCGTGGCCTTGGGAGGAACCGCGGAACCAGGAGGAGCCCGCTTAGCTCCgagggtcaggaggggcggccgggCCTTCAGACACAGCCTGAGAGAGAGGAAAGGCCCACGGGGGCCTCTCGAGAGACAACGGGAGAGGCGCTCGGCTTCCGGGTGCAGAAGCCCGCGCCTCGGGCAGCCCCTGGACGTTTCCAAGTCCCCTCGCTCTCCACCTCACAGACCACCCCCACCACCGAGCCCTTCCTAGAAACACCACGCGCCACTCATTCTTGAGCCACGGCTGAGGAGGGGGTGCCGCAGAACGGGAGCACCATCACACGGCCACCTGGTGCGCCTGTGAATCCAGACACCTGCTTTTTGCTCATGCACCTTTTTTCCATTCCTTCCACAGGACAGCCGTGTCACACTCGCCAGCTCTCCATCAGCGGAGGAGCCGCTCGGAGCAGCAGCTGTTCTTGGGCCGCCCAGCTTGTGGCCGCAGGGCTGGGGTGAGAACGCCTTCCGTGGAGCTCCCAGGCTGGGGGTGCTGCTCAGCTGGCTGCCCCGACTAAGGAGACCAAGTCCATCCGGCTCGGAGCTGAGCGCTCCCGGGCCAACAGCCCCCAAGAGAAAGACAGACGTTCAGGGAGCCCCGGGTTTCTGAATCTCACCACTGCTGCCACTTTGGGCCAGGTTATTCTGGGCAGTGGGGGCTGCCCTGTGTGCCACAGGGGGCTGGGCAGCATCTGTGGCCCCTGAATACTAGGAGACCCCCCTACCATCCTAGTCATGAGAACCGGAAGTGTCTCCAGGCACTACCAAGCGTACCCCCGATTTAATCAGTGACAGAGGGGGACTGTGGAGAAGGATGGGCAAGAAACAGCTGATGTCAGAGGCGTCGAGCCACACTTCCAGGACTGACCATGCACGTCCGTGCCCCCCCAGGGCTCTGGCTCTCTctcaccacagggcctttgcactcgcTGTTTGCTCTTCCTGAACTACACTTTCCCCTGGCTGTCTCAGGTCTGCCCTCAGACACCTCCTCTGACCAGCCTGTAAGTCACATGTGTCCTCCAGTTCCCTTCACAGAGAGCATCCCCCACGGCACTCGTGTGGACATGCAACCATTAGAACATGGAGTTGTTTCCTGGTCTGCTTCCTCCAAGAGGAGGCCAGCTCTGGGGGTGGGGTCTCGGCCGTGTTCCCCACTGTGCCCCTAGTGCCAGGCCACAGCCCCGCTCACCGCTCCTTGACGATGTGGTCGAGCTTGTAGTTGGGCTTGTTGTCCTTCAGACGCTCCACCGTGTTCCACTCACTCTTCCCATAGGCCTTCCGCAGCTTCCGGACGAACACCTGCGGGAGGAGGAGACCGCTGATGTGGGCCAGGGGCTCCTGGGCAGCCCTTCTGTGGGGGAGGGATGCTCGGCTTTGGGGGGACTTCCGAGGCCTCCAGAAGCCAACCACAGCTGTCTGCCGGCACCATCTGCCCCCTCGGCCACCTCCACGGAGCCGTGAACCCAACCCAGCCCGCCACACGGTTGACAGGTGAACAGGGATAAGCACTCAGACGTGCTGACTCCACATGTTTACATGAAAGTTTAATGTTTTCAGCCCTATTTTCCAACTGAGAAGTGAGGCAAGTCAGGGCCAGGAGGTCAGGCCAGAAACACCAGCCTGTGTGTCCGTGAAAGCAAGCCATGGGCCCACATGTGGGGCGGGGCCACAGGGGAAAACACACTTGAGGTCAATGGTGGCCCCGGAAAGTCCTCTTAACTGACAGCTGCCGCCCTCCAAGCACTTCAGGGCGGGCCTGTCCTCTGTGCTCCCCAGATGCTTGGAGGCCCCCTCCACTGTGGTCGTGAGCAGTGACCAGTCCCACGAGGGGCCCACTGTCATGAACTCAGGAGGCCACAAACCCCAGCTGCACCTCGGTGGGCTCTGTGGAGAGGGCCACCAGCAGCTGCACCCCTCAGCCTGGCCCTGTCGCTCGGCAAAGGCTACAGTACCAGCAGTCACTTTCAATTATTTGCGGTTGGTATAATTAGATCTCTACTTTCCCTATGGTATTTAAGCATTTAATGGTTTCTATTTGCAGAATGAAACGCCTGATCTCCTGGGAGCAATTTCAGAAAGAACCTGAATCAGATGGGGTTCTTTGAGCAGAAAATACACCAGAGAGACCCTGAAAGACTACAATCTTTGCCTCACAGgcaattaatttactttttcccAAAAGAACTAGGGGAAAGGTATGACAAAGCAAGTGTTAATCATTGGCCAGGTTCTGTGTAAATGATTCCCACACAGAAAGAGCTCAGTCAATCCCCCGACACAATCTGGAGGGAGAATTACCTCACCCTTTGTAGAGACTTGCTCACAGAGATCAAACAACCTGCCTGAGATCAGTGTTAGCAGGTCTCCATAGAGCTGGGAAGGGCCCCCGGCAGGCCCCGGAGCCCAGCCTCACCTTGTACTCCCGGAACTTGTTGACGATGGGTTCGTGGAGGAGGAACTTGATATCTTTGATGAGGTAAAAGGTTCGGGCAGCTGTGGAGCCCTTGTTAACCTTCTTCTTGTGTTTGGGTTCATGGGGATAAATGCCTTTCAGGATGCACAGCCGCCTGGAAGACAAATGCCATTCCTTCTATCAGCAAACTTTGCTGAGCACTGGCCATGCTGGACCCGGGAAACCACAGTGAGCAAGGAGCACAGGAGCCCTGCCCCTGGGAAAGCGCACACCCTCAGGAAGGAGCCTGACCGCCACAAGGTCCTGACAGACACATGCAGAATGTCCGGAGCACCAGAAAGGAGACTAGCAGGAATACGGACGGGGGCCGACTGCAGGCACCTCTTTCAGCAAGGGGAGCCAGGAGAGGCCTCGCTGAGAAAGCAGTGCCGACTGCAGGCACCTCTTTCAGCAAAGGGAGCCAGGAGAGGCCTCGCTGAGAAAGCAGGGCCAACTGCAGGCACCCCTTTCAGCAAAGGGAGCCAGGAGAGGCCTCCCTGAGAAAGCAGGGCCAACTGCAGGCACCCCTTTCAGCAAAAGGAGCCAGGAGAGGCCTCGCTGAGAAAGCAGGGCCAACTGCAGGCACCTCTTTCAGCAAAGGGAGCTAGGAGAGGCCTCGCTGAGAAAGCGGTGCTTCAGCCGCACACAGGGACACCTTGTTTTATTGCGCTGCATTTACTGCACTTCACAaagacagccttttttttttttttaaacaaattggaGGTCTGAGCAACCCTGCATTCAGCAAGTCCATCGGAGCCAACACCTGCTCACTTCGTGCCTCTGAAACATTCTgctaattctcacaatatttcgaACTTTTCCTCATTATTATATTtgctatggtgatctgtgattagTAATCTTTGATGATGCTATTACAATCAATTTTAGGGCATCACACTGGTCTGATGATTAACTTAATCAATGAACGCTGCACACAGCGTTCTGATGGCTCCACCCGACTGGCTACTGcccagtctctctccctctccacagACCTTCCTACTCCCTGGGACACAGCACTGATATCAGGTCAATAAATAGCCCAACAATGGCCTCTAAGTGTTTCAGTGTCTAGAAGGAAGAGTCCcacatctctcactttaaataaaaagctagaaatgattaagctgaGGAAGAAAGGGGTGTTGAAACCTGAGAGAGGTCGAAAGCTAGGCTTCTTACACCCATCACTCAAGTTGTGAATGTAAAAGAAAAGCCCTTGAGGGAAATTCGAAGAg
This is a stretch of genomic DNA from Budorcas taxicolor isolate Tak-1 chromosome 17, Takin1.1, whole genome shotgun sequence. It encodes these proteins:
- the PES1 gene encoding pescadillo homolog, translated to MGGLEKKKYERGSATNYITRNKARKKLQLSLADFRRLCILKGIYPHEPKHKKKVNKGSTAARTFYLIKDIKFLLHEPIVNKFREYKVFVRKLRKAYGKSEWNTVERLKDNKPNYKLDHIVKERYPTFVDALRDLDDALSMCFLFSTFPRTGKCHVHTIQLCRRLAVEFMHYVIAARALRKVFLSIKGIYYQAEVLGQPIVWITPYTFSHDHPTDVDYRVMATFTEFYTTLLGFVNFRLYQSLNLHYPPKLESQVHTEAKTSEDAYALDSESSLEKLAALSASLARVVVPTEEEEAEVDEFPADGEIAAQEEDRRKELEAQEKHKKLFEGLKFFLNREVPREALAFVIRSFGGIVSWDKSLCIGATYDVTDPGITHQIVDRPGQQTPVIGRYYVQPQWVFDSVNARLLLPVADYFPGVQLPPHLSPFVTEKEGDYVPPEKLKLLALQRGEHPGNVNESEEEDEEEDDGDGEEEEEKEEEEEDMEADSEKEEEARLTTLEGRRLEGKAEAQLTAPEEQRLEGKKPRVMAGTVKLEDKQRLAQEEESEAKRLAIMTMKKREKYLYNKIMFGRKRRVREANKLAEKRKAHDEAVRSERKARKLRAL